In one window of bacterium DNA:
- the mazG gene encoding nucleoside triphosphate pyrophosphohydrolase produces the protein MSSNNEFTETEKIQIGDDSKTSLVREQFGRLYNIMRELRTKCPWDREQTHDSLRQYLLEEVYEVLETLDEKHYEELCKEMGDLMLQILFHSRITSENNIFDITDVIRSLNDKLIRRHPHVFGEVIANDAEQVLKNWEQIKLTETDRQSVLDGVPKTMPALARAYRVQEKASRVGFDWGDIKDVWPKVYEELKELEEALEKKDLEKTEDELGDVLFSIVNISRFLEVNPEDALRGTIEKFMRRFMYVEQKFTELKRPMKGASLEEMDVFWNEAKKMELK, from the coding sequence ATGTCCAGCAATAATGAATTCACAGAAACAGAGAAAATTCAAATTGGCGACGACTCTAAAACCTCATTGGTGCGTGAACAATTTGGCCGTCTCTATAACATCATGCGCGAACTGCGAACCAAATGCCCGTGGGATAGGGAACAAACGCATGATTCATTGCGGCAGTATCTGCTGGAAGAAGTTTACGAGGTTCTTGAAACGTTGGATGAAAAACATTATGAGGAATTGTGCAAAGAAATGGGCGACCTGATGCTGCAGATACTGTTTCACTCACGTATTACTTCGGAAAATAATATTTTCGACATTACGGACGTTATCCGCAGTTTGAATGATAAATTGATCCGCCGTCATCCGCATGTGTTCGGCGAGGTCATTGCAAACGATGCGGAACAGGTGTTGAAAAACTGGGAGCAGATCAAGTTGACTGAAACGGACCGGCAATCGGTTCTGGACGGGGTTCCAAAAACGATGCCAGCGTTGGCGCGTGCATACCGTGTGCAGGAAAAAGCGTCGCGCGTCGGGTTCGATTGGGGCGACATCAAGGACGTTTGGCCTAAAGTGTACGAGGAACTGAAAGAACTTGAGGAAGCTTTAGAAAAAAAGGATTTAGAAAAAACAGAAGATGAATTAGGCGACGTATTGTTTTCCATCGTCAATATTTCCAGATTTCTAGAGGTTAATCCCGAGGATGCTCTGCGGGGCACGATCGAGAAATTCATGCGCCGGTTCATGTATGTAGAACAAAAATTCACTGAATTGAAACGACCGATGAAGGGGGCTTCGTTGGAAGAGATGGATGTGTTTTGGAATGAAGCGAAGAAGATGG